The proteins below are encoded in one region of Ostrea edulis chromosome 3, xbOstEdul1.1, whole genome shotgun sequence:
- the LOC125674156 gene encoding uncharacterized protein LOC125674156: protein MSAAVLHSDNSNWRPTVIQIGPFSHDGKEFTVSRPSVSNVHSNSARKGKRNYPILAVTRSNSCTTFGSEGVAIDGSKNVPFSGRPPTEFIKSFYRGKNITPSDSVKSSVSDCVEKKYSILDLNEQNCDIHTEPQFEYEMEQSQFSTRDRKKNTKSVLSERKYFYGANGIMRGLKPTPGELELEKHKVNYAREQAQKRKKYKLNVNQLPRSTTPIHDHDPDKLNMKQVIQFLQKKNGTKMMPQKQSGAGKVSINSDSDSQRIRTIDMRPETEIIATTQRVPLETVRPSTEPPRDDTKSDSESRIASRNSCYSKDSFGSRSVLSTQSVPIMESKGKRTHCKRGLSSSKSFKDRVDRGKHSRKSAKEFKLYRFLALAPNGMGQTTVPDNQESETRTIYSSEHVKHKEIQKKRSTEDAQARVTYRAPMIREQIPASKFSENRLQGNKISAQDGTDKVEQRRVSRTSSLMHRRALIQYRDKVRLIRAENYGEDDESKNAIRLPSVHDFEDSVRHQESEEDEPSSADDRSYQESDIRRLEVSSLLSSRSDQTCNRSVSYHPSLVIHANHLDNNNNKNKKLFVNVPKQSDTGTKEVIKLTLRQERDVTREQSYMHDIATPRENNVYTMMCQHLNQTLPQYSDDEFYDRRMYQISAVSIHEENNYNMVPDESTLTVHETLANSCIKVRQKLKGSVHND, encoded by the coding sequence ATGAGCGCAGCTGTGTTGCATTCTGATAATTCTAATTGGAGACCTACAGTTATTCAGATAGGACCATTTTCACACGACGGCAAGGAGTTTACAGTTTCAAGACCTTCAGTTTCTAATGTACATTCGAATTCAGCAAGGAAAGGAAAGCGAAATTATCCAATCTTAGCCGTAACTCGCTCAAATTCTTGCACGACCTTTGGCTCGGAAGGAGTTGCAATTGATGGGTCAAAGAATGTGCCATTTTCAGGACGACCACCCACAGaattcataaaatcattttatagGGGGAAAAATATTACCCCCAGTGACAGTGTAAAATCGTCTGTTTCAGACTGTGTTGAGAAGAAATATTCCATTCTGGATTTAAATGAACAAAATTGTGATATCCATACAGAACCCCAGTTTGAATACGAAATGGAACAGTCTCAATTCTCTACTagagatagaaaaaaaaatactaaatctGTTTTAtcagaaagaaaatatttttatggaGCAAATGGAATAATGCGAGGTTTAAAACCAACTCCAGGTGAGCTTGAGTTAGAGAAGCATAAAGTAAACTATGCACGAGAACAGGCTCAAAAACGTAAGAAATATAAGCTTAATGTGAATCAGCTTCCTCGAAGTACTACACCTATACATGACCATGATCCAGATAAGCTTAACATGAAGCAAGTAATTCAGTTTCTTCAGAAGAAAAACGGTACAAAAATGATGCCTCAGAAGCAATCTGGAGCTGGAAAAGTTTCCATTAATAGCGATAGCGATTCTCAGAGAATACGCACTATCGATATGCGTCCTGAGACAGAGATTATTGCAACAACTCAGCGCGTACCTCTAGAAACTGTCCGTCCTAGCACAGAACCACCAAGAGATGATACCAAATCTGACTCAGAATCCAGAATTGCTAGTAGAAACTCATGTTATAGTAAGGATTCTTTTGGATCAAGATCTGTTTTATCGACACAGAGTGTTCCAATAATGGAATCGAAAGGAAAACGGACTCATTGTAAAAGAGGTTTATCATCCTCCAAATCGTTTAAAGATCGTGTAGACCGAGGGAAACATTCACGTAAAAGTGCTAAGGAATTCAAACTTTACAGATTTTTAGCTCTTGCCCCAAATGGAATGGGACAGACTACAGTTCCAGACAATCAGGAAAGTGAAACAAGAACTATTTACAGCTCGGAACATGTTAAACACAAAGAGATACAAAAGAAGCGATCCACCGAGGATGCCCAGGCGCGTGTTACATACCGTGCTCCCATGATAAGAGAACAGATACCAGCCTCCAAATTCAGTGAAAATAGATTACAAGGCAATAAAATCAGTGCTCAGGACGGGACAGACAAGGTGGAACAAAGAAGAGTTTCTCGAACCTCTAGTTTGATGCATCGTAGAGCACTAATTCAATACAGAGATAAAGTTCGTTTGATTAGAGCAGAAAATTATGGAGAAGATGATGAAAGTAAGAACGCAATCAGATTACCAAGCGTCCATGACTTCGAGGATAGTGTTCGACATCAAGAATCCGAGGAAGATGAACCCAGTTCTGCTGATGATCGTTCTTACCAAGAAAGTGACATCAGAAGACTCGAAGTTTCATCTCTCTTATCCAGCAGATCTGATCAGACCTGTAATCGAAGCGTTAGTTATCATCCCTCACTGGTTATCCATGCGAATCACCTGgacaataataataacaaaaacaagaagCTCTTCGTAAACGTTCCGAAACAAAGTGATACAGGGACGAAAGAAGTGATCAAGCTGACACTTCGTCAAGAAAGGGATGTTACTCGTGAACAGAGTTACATGCATGATATTGCAACGCCAAGAGAAAATAACGTATATACAATGATGTGCCAACATCTGAACCAAACCCTACCACAATACAGTGATGACGAGTTTTATGATAGGAGAATGTATCAAATATCTGCGGTATCCATCCATGAAGAAAATAACTACAATATGGTACCTGACGAGTCGACACTAACGGTGCATGAAACACTTGCAAACAGCTGTATAAAAGTCAGACAAAAATTGAAAGGATCTGTTCATAATGACTAA